The proteins below are encoded in one region of Solanum stenotomum isolate F172 unplaced genomic scaffold, ASM1918654v1 scaffold2184, whole genome shotgun sequence:
- the LOC125851088 gene encoding alkane hydroxylase MAH1-like isoform X2, protein MDVLEYFLPLLIIIMCFTYSTWWYLSNRWWKSSSVPTNWPLVGMLPGLIRNAHRVHEFVTDALIETKGTFEFHGPVLANLNMLLTSDPANIHHILSKNFSNYPKGVEFRKIFDMLGNGMFNVDYELWEMHRKTTMSLMNHVKFQTLLERNMWSIIDNGLWPVLDGFAEQGTLFDLQDIFQRFTFDAISKLLLDHDPKSLSIGLPHVPCENAFNDSLDALMYRHFLPERCWKLQKWLRIGKEKKLIQAWEAIDQFLYPCISQKQEELMHESTAKDDEFTFLNAYIKMYNQWKDGDLGTLQTFLRDTFLSLMFAGRDTTSAALTWFFWLLAENPLVEKRIREEIQHQFNLKEGENLKFFEVEEARKLVYLHGALCETLRFFPSVAIEHKLPLEFDILPSGHRVSPNTRVVLSFYTMGRMESIWGKYCLEFKPERWISERGGIKHEPSYKFPAFNAGPRTCIGKEMAFIQMKIVAATIIYNYHIKLEDQIILPNSSVIIQMKHGLKVRLVKRVPLMSN, encoded by the exons ATGGATGTCCTTGAATATTTTCTTCCTCTCTTGATTATCATCATGTGTTTTACTTATTCTACATGGTGGTAC CTTAGTAATAGATGGTGGAAATCAAGCTCAGTGCCAACAAATTGGCCACTAGTTGGAATGTTGCCTGGGCTTATTCGAAATGCTCATCGTGTCCATGAATTTGTAACTGATGCTCTTATAGAAACTAAGGGAACTTTTGAGTTTCATGGTCCTGTTCTTGCCAACTTGAACATGTTACTTACTAGTGATCCTGCAAATATCCATCATATCCTCAGTAAAAACTTCTCAAACTATCCAAAGGGTGTTGAGTTTCGTAAAATTTTCGATATGTTAGGAAATGGGATGTTCAATGTTGATTATGAGCTATGGGAGATGCATAGGAAGACCACCATGTCCTTAATGAATCATGTCAAGTTCCAAACTTTGTTGGAGAGGAACATGTGGAGCATAATCGATAACGGGCTCTGGCCAGTTCTTGATGGTTTTGCTGAACAGGGCACCCTGTTTGATTTACAAGATATTTTCCAGAGATTCACTTTTGATGCTATAAGCAAACTGTTACTTGATCATGATCCAAAAAGTTTGTCTATTGGCTTACCTCATGTTCCATGTGAAAACGCGTTCAACGACTCTCTGGATGCACTTATGTACAGACATTTCTTGCCAGAAAGATGCTGGAAATTGCAAAAATGGCTTCGAATTGGTAAAGAAAAGAAGCTTATTCAAGCATGGGAGGCTATTGATCAGTtcttatatccttgtatttcgCAGAAACAAGAAGAGTTGATGCATGAAAGTACAGCCAAAGACGATGAATTCACATTTTTAAACGCGTACATCAAAATGTACAATCAATGGAAAGATGGCGATTTGGGTACTTTGCAAACATTTCTAAGGGACactttcttgagtttgatgtttgcTGGTAGAGACACCACAAGTGCAGCTCTCACTTGGTTTTTCTGGCTCTTAGCTGAAAATCCCTTAGTAGAGAAAAGGATTAGAGAAGAGATTCAACACCAATTCAATCTAAAAGAGGGCGAAAATCTCAAGTTTTTCGAAGTAGAAGAAGCAAGAAAACTAGTCTATCTACATGGTGCTTTGTGTGAAACCCTGAGGTTCTTTCCATCAGTTGCAATTGAGCATAAACTTCCACTTGAATTTGACATTCTTCCGAGCGGTCACCGTGTTAGTCCAAACACGAGAGTTGTGCTATCGTTCTATACGATGGGGAGAATGGAAAGTATATGGGGAAAATATTGCTTAGAATTCAAGCCAGAGAGATGGATTTCTGAACGTGGAGGGATCAAACATGAGCCATCTTACAAATTCCCGGCCTTTAATGCAGGTCCAAGGACTTGTATAGGTAAGGAAATGGCATTCATTCAGATGAAAATAGTGGCAGCTACCATCATATACAATTATCATATCAAATTAGAAGATCAAATAATTCTTCCAAATTCTTCTGTTATCATTCAAATGAAACATGGTCTGAAAGTTAGGCTTGTCAAAAGGGTTCCTCTTATGTCCAATTGA
- the LOC125851088 gene encoding alkane hydroxylase MAH1-like isoform X1 — translation MDVLEYFLPLLIIIMCFTYSTWWYLSNRWWKSSSVPTNWPLVGMLPGLIRNVHRVHEFATDVLVETKGTFEFHGPVLANLNMLATSDPANIHHILSKNFSNYPKGVEFRKIFDILGNGIFNVDYELWEIHRKTTMSLMSHAKFQTFLERNLWDIIENGLRPILDTFAEQDTLFDLQDIFQRFTFDAISKLLLDYDPKSLSIDLPHVPCEKAFNDVMDALMYRHILPEGCWKLQKWLRIGKEKQLIQAWEAFDQFLYPCISRKQEELMQKSTIKDEEFTFLNAYIKMYNQWKDGDLGTLQTFLRDTFLNLMLAGRDTTSAALTWFFWLLAKNPLVEKRIREEIQQQLHLKEDENLKCFNGEETRKLVYLHSALCETLRFFPSVAIEHKLPLEFDILPSGHHVSPNTRVVLLFYTMGRMESIWGKDCLEFKPERWISERGGIKHEPSYKFPAFNAGPRTCIGKEMAFIQMKIVAATIIYNYHIQLGEDQIISPNSSIIIQMKHGLKVRLVKRVPLMSNA, via the exons ATGGATGTCCTTGAATATTTTCTTCCTCTCTTGATTATCATCATGTGTTTTACTTATTCTACATGGTGGTAC CTTAGTAATAGATGGTGGAAATCAAGCTCAGTGCCAACAAATTGGCCTCTTGTTGGAATGTTGCCTGGGCTTATTCGAAATGTGCATCGTGTCCATGAATTTGCAACTGATGTTCTTGTAGAAACTAAGGGAACTTTTGAGTTTCATGGTCCTGTTCTTGCCAACTTGAACATGTTAGCTACTAGTGATCCTGCAAATATCCACCATATCCTTAGtaaaaatttctcaaactatCCAAAGGGTGTTGAGTTCCGTAAAATTTTCGATATTTTGGGAAATGGGATCTTCAATGTTGATTATGAGCTATGGGAGATTCATAGGAAGACCACCATGTCCTTAATGAGTCATGCCAAGTTCCAAACTTTTCTGGAGAGGAACCTGTGGGACATTATCGAAAATGGGCTCCGACCTATTCTTGATACTTTTGCTGAACAGGACACCCTGTTTGATTTGCAAGATATTTTCCAGAGATTCACTTTTGATGCTATCAGCAAACTGTTACTTGACTATGATCCCAAAAGTTTGTCTATTGATTTACCTCATGTGCCATGTGAAAAGGCGTTCAACGATGTTATGGATGCACTTATGTACAGACACATCTTGCCAGAAGGCTGCTGGAAATTGCAAAAATGGCTTCGAATTGGCAAGGAAAAGCAGTTAATTCAAGCATGGGAAGCTTTTGATCAGTTCTTATATCCTTGCATTTCGCGGAAACAAGAAGAGTTGATGCAGAAAAGTACAATCAAAGACGAGGAATTTACATTTTTAAACGCGTACATCAAAATGTACAATCAATGGAAAGATGGTGATTTGGGTACATTGCAAACATTTCTAAGGGacactttcttgaatttgatgctTGCTGGTAGAGACACCACAAGTGCAGCTCTCACTTGGTTTTTCTGGCTCTTAGCTAAAAATCCCTTAGTAGAGAAAAGGATTAGAgaagagattcaacaacaattgCATCTcaaagaagatgaaaatctcAAGTGTTTCAACGGAGAAGAAACAAGAAAACTAGTCTATCTGCATAGTGCTTTGTGTGAAACCCTGAGGTTCTTTCCATCAGTTGCAATTGAGCATAAACTTCCACTTGAATTTGACATTCTTCCGAGCGGTCACCATGTTAGTCCAAACACGAGAGTTGTTCTATTGTTCTATACGATGGGGAGAATGGAAAGTATATGGGGAAAAGATTGCCTAGAATTCAAGCCAGAGAGATGGATTTCTGAACGTGGAGGGATCAAACATGAGCCATCTTACAAATTCCCGGCCTTTAATGCAGGTCCAAGGACTTGTATAGGTAAGGAAATGGCATTCATTCAGATGAAAATAGTGGCAGCTACCATCATATACAATTATCATATCCAATTAGGGGAAGATCAAATAATTTCTCCAAATTCTTCTATTATCATTCAAATGAAACATGGTCTGAAAGTTAGGCTTGTCAAAAGGGTTCCTCTTATGTCCAATGCATGA